One genomic window of Microbacterium testaceum StLB037 includes the following:
- a CDS encoding acyl-CoA thioesterase, producing MNVLWRTLLVLFRARRRLRREGPIDPNTVTRVRIRVLPTDIDLLRHLNNGRYLSLFDLGRWDLLTRAGLMAAMTKQGWYAVVAAETITFRRSLELWQRFDLETRMIGHDDRAVYLEHRALVAGEIYARAIIRARILRRTGGTVPHDELFAAVGRPDGLPDIEQWVHDWADGSALPSTKRPAPSVWE from the coding sequence GTGAACGTCCTCTGGCGGACCCTGCTGGTCCTCTTCCGCGCACGCCGTCGCCTCCGCCGCGAGGGGCCCATCGATCCGAACACGGTGACCCGCGTCCGCATCCGCGTGCTGCCCACCGACATCGATCTGCTGCGCCATCTCAACAACGGCCGGTACCTGTCGCTGTTCGACCTCGGCCGGTGGGATCTCCTCACGCGCGCCGGCCTGATGGCGGCCATGACGAAGCAGGGGTGGTACGCCGTGGTGGCGGCCGAGACCATCACGTTCCGCCGCTCGCTCGAGCTGTGGCAGCGCTTCGACCTCGAGACGCGCATGATCGGGCACGACGACCGCGCGGTGTACCTCGAGCACCGCGCGCTGGTCGCGGGCGAGATCTACGCCCGCGCGATCATCCGCGCGCGCATCCTCCGCCGCACCGGCGGGACCGTTCCGCACGACGAGCTGTTCGCCGCGGTCGGGCGCCCCGACGGGCTGCCCGACATCGAGCAGTGGGTGCACGACTGGGCCGACGGTTCGGCGCTGCCGTCGACGAAGCGACCGGCTCCCAGCGTCTGGGAGTGA
- a CDS encoding acetylxylan esterase: MAQTFTDMPLELLREYRPALTAPDDLDAFWDETLAEARDAARPAVLTPVDGPLRALSVQDLTFTGFGGDAIRGWVVRPHGDEVLPAVVEFIGYGGGRGLAGEKHQWASAGYVHVIMDTRGQGSTWSVGETPDPHGSAAAFPGVMTRGILDPREYYYRRLYTDAARLVDVVRTLPGVDPTRVAVTGGSQGGGLAIAAAALSGDAVAAVMPDVPFLCDFPNAIVRTPSAPFTEITRFLAVHRDAAEDALRTLSYVDGAILARRIHAPALFSVGLMDDVVLPSGVFAAFHALSSTDAALEEYTYNGHEGGGYRHWLRQVAWLDARFGLA, encoded by the coding sequence ATGGCACAGACCTTCACCGACATGCCCCTCGAGCTGCTGCGCGAGTACCGCCCGGCGCTCACCGCTCCCGACGACCTCGACGCCTTCTGGGACGAGACGCTCGCCGAAGCCCGGGATGCCGCCCGCCCCGCCGTCCTCACCCCGGTGGACGGCCCGCTGCGGGCACTGTCGGTGCAGGACCTCACCTTCACGGGTTTCGGCGGCGACGCCATCCGCGGCTGGGTCGTGCGACCGCACGGCGACGAGGTGCTCCCCGCCGTCGTGGAGTTCATCGGCTACGGCGGCGGCCGCGGTCTCGCCGGCGAGAAGCACCAGTGGGCGTCCGCGGGCTACGTCCACGTCATCATGGACACGCGCGGCCAGGGATCGACGTGGAGCGTGGGCGAGACCCCCGACCCGCACGGCTCCGCCGCCGCCTTCCCGGGCGTGATGACCCGCGGCATCCTGGATCCCCGCGAGTACTACTACCGCCGCCTGTACACGGATGCCGCCCGCCTCGTCGACGTGGTCCGCACCCTCCCCGGGGTCGACCCGACGCGCGTCGCGGTCACCGGCGGCAGCCAGGGAGGCGGGCTCGCGATCGCCGCCGCAGCCCTGTCGGGCGACGCGGTGGCCGCGGTCATGCCCGACGTGCCGTTCCTGTGCGACTTCCCGAACGCGATCGTGCGCACGCCGTCGGCACCGTTCACCGAGATCACGCGCTTCCTCGCGGTGCACCGCGATGCGGCGGAGGACGCGCTGCGGACCCTGTCGTACGTCGACGGGGCGATCCTCGCGCGGCGCATCCACGCCCCCGCGCTGTTCTCCGTCGGTCTGATGGACGACGTCGTGCTGCCCTCCGGCGTGTTCGCCGCGTTCCACGCGCTCTCCTCGACCGACGCGGCGCTCGAGGAGTACACCTACAACGGCCACGAGGGCGGCGGGTACCGGCACTGGCTGCGCCAGGTGGCGTGGCTCGACGCGCGCTTCGGGCTCGCGTAA